A DNA window from Tistrella bauzanensis contains the following coding sequences:
- a CDS encoding TauD/TfdA dioxygenase family protein, with protein MEIRELSPVIGVELLGVDASAPISDAEVARLRDLLNTHSVLLLRNQSLTEAQHVAFSRYFGDLQIHVLTQYLTTAHPEIYVLSNVKEAGRSIGNHKEGWNWHSDWSYLEIPCFGSVLYARECPPEGADTLFASMHAAWEALDPELQARIRDMTAVHSYSGYYNKAFGDREPLSAAQIAATPDVVHPVVRTHPETGRLSLYVGEDIVKEIQGLPADESAALLHALNSHAISDAFVYRHTWQEGDLLIWDNRCTMHKATPYDDVKYRRIMHRATIKGTDRPV; from the coding sequence ATGGAGATCAGGGAACTCTCGCCCGTCATTGGCGTCGAGCTTCTGGGTGTCGATGCCTCGGCACCGATTTCCGATGCCGAGGTCGCGCGGCTGCGCGACCTGCTGAACACGCATTCGGTGCTGCTGCTGCGCAACCAGTCGCTGACCGAGGCCCAGCATGTCGCGTTCTCGCGCTATTTCGGCGACCTTCAGATCCACGTGCTGACCCAGTACCTGACGACCGCCCATCCGGAAATCTATGTGCTGTCGAACGTCAAGGAAGCCGGACGCAGCATCGGCAACCACAAGGAGGGCTGGAACTGGCATTCCGACTGGTCCTATCTGGAAATTCCCTGTTTCGGATCGGTGCTCTATGCCCGCGAATGCCCGCCCGAGGGCGCCGACACCCTGTTCGCATCGATGCATGCCGCCTGGGAGGCACTGGATCCGGAATTGCAGGCGCGCATCCGCGACATGACCGCCGTGCATTCCTATAGCGGCTATTACAACAAGGCCTTCGGCGATCGCGAGCCGTTGAGCGCCGCCCAGATCGCGGCCACGCCCGATGTGGTGCATCCGGTGGTGCGCACCCATCCGGAAACCGGCCGGCTGTCGCTTTATGTCGGCGAGGACATCGTCAAGGAGATCCAGGGCCTGCCGGCGGACGAATCAGCGGCGCTGCTGCACGCCCTGAACAGCCATGCGATTTCCGATGCCTTCGTCTATCGGCACACATGGCAGGAAGGCGACCTGCTGATCTGGGACAATCGCTGCACCATGCACAAGGCGACGCCCTATGACGACGTGAAATACCGCCGGATCATGCACCGCGCCACCATCAAGGGCACCGACCGGCCGGTGTGA
- a CDS encoding serine hydrolase domain-containing protein — protein MASDPTIHGTTDGAFQHLRDIFRHNLTSRGELGAAVAVYHRGRKVVDLWGGSRNRRTGEPWQQDTLVPVYSTGKGLAAIACAVAVSRGHLALDAPIADIWPGFARHGKDTITLRCVLDHKAGLVLFGRTVTRQDLADPGGMAAILEEMVPLWRPGSRWGYHIGSFGSLLAELIRRTDPAGRSFGQFFADEVARPLGIDVHFGLPDDLPQDRLARISRPSAAGLRSGLLHAPFALQCQVYNPVSLLHRAIREMPDLNVNDRDWMRHDFPSANCAATARGIAAVYGSLATGGEALGIDPALLAQMSSPPARPPGGPADRLFGIDLLWKLGFMRPGASFRFSPTPGAFGMAGLGGSFGFCDPEHGIGYAYVPNRLGVLPFADHREQALRKAVYDAIATA, from the coding sequence ATGGCCAGCGACCCCACCATACACGGCACCACCGACGGCGCATTCCAACACCTGCGCGACATCTTCCGGCACAATCTCACCAGCCGCGGTGAGCTAGGTGCCGCGGTCGCGGTCTATCATCGGGGCCGCAAGGTGGTGGATCTGTGGGGCGGCAGCCGCAATCGCCGCACCGGCGAGCCCTGGCAGCAGGACACGCTGGTGCCGGTGTACTCGACCGGCAAGGGGCTTGCCGCCATTGCCTGTGCCGTGGCGGTGTCACGCGGCCATCTGGCCCTGGACGCGCCGATCGCCGACATCTGGCCGGGCTTTGCCCGCCATGGCAAGGACACCATCACCCTCCGCTGCGTGCTGGACCACAAGGCCGGGCTGGTGCTGTTCGGCCGCACCGTCACCCGCCAGGATCTGGCCGATCCGGGCGGCATGGCCGCCATTCTGGAAGAGATGGTGCCGCTGTGGCGGCCGGGCAGCCGCTGGGGCTATCACATCGGCAGTTTCGGCAGCCTGCTTGCCGAGTTGATCCGGCGCACCGATCCGGCCGGCCGGTCCTTCGGACAGTTCTTCGCCGACGAGGTGGCGCGGCCGCTGGGCATCGACGTCCATTTCGGCCTGCCCGATGACCTGCCGCAGGACCGGCTGGCGCGGATTTCGCGTCCCTCGGCCGCCGGGCTGCGCAGCGGTCTGCTGCATGCACCCTTCGCCCTGCAATGTCAGGTCTATAACCCGGTGTCGCTGCTGCACCGTGCGATCCGCGAGATGCCGGACTTGAACGTCAACGACCGCGACTGGATGCGGCATGATTTCCCCTCGGCCAACTGCGCCGCCACCGCCCGGGGGATCGCCGCGGTCTATGGCAGCCTGGCCACCGGCGGCGAGGCCCTCGGCATCGACCCGGCGCTTCTGGCCCAGATGTCCAGCCCGCCCGCCCGGCCACCCGGCGGCCCCGCCGACCGGCTGTTCGGCATCGACCTGCTGTGGAAGCTGGGCTTCATGCGGCCCGGCGCCAGCTTCCGCTTCAGCCCCACGCCCGGTGCCTTCGGCATGGCCGGGCTTGGCGGATCCTTCGGCTTCTGCGACCCGGAGCACGGCATCGGCTATGCCTATGTTCCCAACCGTCTGGGCGTTCTGCCCTTTGCCGATCACCGCGAACAGGCGCTGCGCAAGGCCGTGTATGACGCGATCGCCACGGCATAG
- a CDS encoding ammonium transporter, producing the protein MKHVRTLLAAGSALALSALPAWAQDATPAIADAAAAATMDKGDTAWMMVSTILVLFMILPGLALFYGGLVRAKNMLSVLMQCTMITGVVIIVWTLWGYSMAFGDAPSLFWGGLDKAFLAGVTMDSMAATFTDGVVIPEYVFICFQMTFACITPALIVGAFAERMRFTAVVVFVVLWVTFVYFPIAHMVWDSDGLLFAWGALDFAGGTVVHINAGIAGLVGCIMVGKRAGLGRDMMAPHSMTLTMVGASMLWVGWFGFNAGSNLEANGGAALAMINTFTATAGALVAWVVIESLARGKASMLGGASGIVAGLVAVTPAAGLIGPVGAIVLGVIASTVCYVFVTVIKNKFGYDDSLDVFGIHGVGGIIGAIGTGVFTSASLGGIGFADDVTMADQVWTQILAVLVTIAWSGIGSIILYKIVDLIIGLRVSKESETEGLDLSSHGEAAYHG; encoded by the coding sequence ATGAAGCACGTAAGAACCCTTCTTGCCGCGGGCTCTGCCTTGGCGTTGTCGGCGCTGCCGGCCTGGGCGCAGGACGCAACCCCAGCCATAGCCGATGCCGCCGCGGCCGCCACGATGGACAAGGGCGATACCGCCTGGATGATGGTGTCCACCATCCTGGTTCTGTTCATGATCCTGCCCGGCCTGGCGCTGTTCTATGGCGGTCTGGTGCGCGCCAAGAACATGCTGTCGGTGCTGATGCAGTGCACCATGATCACCGGCGTGGTGATCATCGTCTGGACGCTCTGGGGCTATTCGATGGCCTTCGGCGATGCGCCAAGCCTGTTCTGGGGCGGGCTCGACAAGGCCTTCCTGGCTGGCGTCACCATGGACAGCATGGCCGCGACCTTCACCGATGGCGTGGTCATCCCCGAATACGTCTTCATCTGCTTCCAGATGACCTTCGCCTGCATCACCCCGGCGCTGATCGTCGGCGCCTTCGCCGAGCGCATGCGCTTCACGGCGGTGGTGGTGTTCGTGGTTCTGTGGGTCACCTTCGTGTACTTCCCCATCGCCCATATGGTGTGGGACAGCGACGGGCTGCTGTTCGCCTGGGGCGCGCTGGATTTCGCCGGCGGCACGGTCGTGCACATCAATGCCGGTATCGCGGGCCTGGTCGGCTGCATCATGGTCGGCAAGCGCGCCGGTCTCGGTCGCGACATGATGGCGCCGCATTCGATGACGCTGACGATGGTCGGCGCCTCGATGCTGTGGGTGGGCTGGTTCGGCTTCAACGCCGGCTCTAATCTTGAAGCCAATGGCGGCGCGGCGCTTGCCATGATCAACACCTTCACGGCCACCGCCGGCGCGCTGGTTGCCTGGGTGGTCATCGAATCCCTGGCACGCGGCAAGGCCTCCATGCTGGGCGGTGCCTCGGGCATCGTCGCCGGTCTGGTGGCAGTCACCCCGGCCGCCGGCCTGATCGGCCCGGTCGGTGCCATCGTGCTCGGCGTCATCGCCAGCACCGTCTGCTATGTCTTCGTCACCGTGATCAAGAACAAGTTCGGCTATGACGACAGCCTGGACGTGTTCGGCATCCATGGCGTCGGCGGCATCATCGGCGCCATCGGCACCGGCGTGTTCACCAGCGCCTCGCTGGGCGGCATCGGCTTTGCCGACGACGTCACCATGGCCGATCAGGTCTGGACCCAGATCCTGGCGGTTCTGGTCACCATCGCGTGGTCGGGCATCGGCAGCATCATCCTCTACAAGATCGTCGACCTGATCATCGGTCTGCGGGTCAGCAAGGAGTCGGAAACCGAGGGCCTCGACCTGTCGAGCCATGGCGAAGCCGCCTATCACGGCTGA
- a CDS encoding redoxin domain-containing protein, whose product MSDPTETAVTAHPGMAHPGMALPGMTFPAMDWPQTDGGRLNPAAMTGWRMLVVYRGAHCPLCKTYLKTLEALKAGFAEAGIAVAALSADPADRAAAEASEQSWTFPVGYDLTPDQMRGLGLYVSAPRSAQETDRPFAEPGVFVINPDGAVQIVDISNAPFARPDLAALLRGISFVQAKSYPIRGTA is encoded by the coding sequence ATGTCAGATCCGACCGAAACCGCCGTCACGGCCCATCCCGGGATGGCCCATCCCGGGATGGCCCTTCCCGGCATGACCTTTCCCGCCATGGACTGGCCGCAGACCGACGGCGGCCGCCTGAACCCGGCGGCGATGACCGGCTGGCGCATGCTGGTGGTCTATCGCGGCGCCCATTGCCCGCTGTGCAAGACCTATCTGAAGACGCTGGAAGCGCTGAAAGCCGGCTTTGCCGAGGCCGGTATCGCGGTGGCGGCGCTGTCGGCCGACCCGGCCGACCGCGCCGCCGCCGAAGCCTCGGAACAGAGCTGGACCTTCCCGGTCGGCTATGACCTGACCCCTGATCAGATGCGGGGTCTGGGCCTGTATGTCTCGGCGCCGCGCTCGGCCCAGGAAACCGACCGCCCCTTTGCCGAACCGGGCGTGTTCGTCATCAACCCCGATGGCGCGGTGCAGATCGTCGACATCTCGAACGCACCCTTCGCGCGACCGGATCTGGCCGCCCTGCTGCGGGGCATCAGCTTCGTTCAGGCCAAGAGCTATCCGATCCGCGGCACCGCCTGA
- a CDS encoding MFS transporter, translated as MNATRSQTIRATDAGTEPGLILIGALYLAQGLPIGFAFEALPVLLRQAGIPLAVIAWVPLAGLPWVLKPLWAPLVDNHGGARIGRRRAWIIPMQLVLAASMAGLAVIDATAGMALWIVALTLIASTAAATQDIATDGLAAVLLLAGLTPVLSWAEPPASARPASAPARVGGYFRRPGGWALLAAALFFGLPYSGVLALSKLWLSDAGMALGRIGLVGIAGSLAMMALGCPLAAQAIRRFGTGRTLAGGLAIAIVGLLLWTLAVTGITAATLAGVLPAALVLGLGGGVASVAASTVIMRFAAGGDQTGTDVTVAQAVHVFSETMTGSVAITLAAAAGYAGALSAITLASLAGIAVIALMLRRMPG; from the coding sequence GTGAACGCCACGCGGTCGCAGACAATCAGAGCAACCGATGCCGGCACCGAACCCGGCCTGATCCTGATCGGCGCGCTTTATCTGGCGCAGGGCCTGCCGATCGGCTTCGCCTTCGAAGCCCTGCCCGTGCTGCTGCGTCAGGCCGGCATTCCGCTTGCGGTGATCGCCTGGGTACCACTGGCCGGCCTGCCCTGGGTGCTCAAACCGCTCTGGGCGCCGCTGGTCGACAATCACGGCGGCGCACGGATCGGCCGTCGCCGCGCCTGGATCATCCCGATGCAGCTTGTCCTGGCCGCGTCCATGGCCGGGCTTGCCGTCATCGATGCGACGGCCGGCATGGCGCTGTGGATCGTGGCCCTGACCCTGATCGCCTCCACAGCCGCCGCCACCCAGGACATCGCCACCGACGGCCTTGCCGCCGTGCTGCTGCTGGCTGGGCTGACGCCGGTGCTGAGCTGGGCCGAGCCGCCCGCCTCCGCGCGGCCAGCGTCGGCGCCCGCGCGGGTCGGCGGCTATTTCCGCCGCCCCGGCGGCTGGGCATTGCTGGCGGCGGCACTGTTCTTCGGCCTGCCCTATTCCGGCGTGCTCGCTCTGTCGAAGCTGTGGCTGTCGGATGCCGGCATGGCGCTGGGCCGGATCGGGCTGGTCGGCATCGCCGGCAGTCTGGCGATGATGGCGCTGGGATGCCCGCTGGCCGCGCAGGCCATCCGCCGCTTCGGGACCGGCCGCACCCTGGCCGGCGGCCTCGCCATCGCCATCGTCGGTCTGCTGCTGTGGACACTGGCGGTGACCGGAATCACGGCGGCCACGCTCGCGGGCGTGCTGCCGGCCGCCCTGGTTCTGGGATTGGGCGGCGGTGTCGCCTCGGTCGCGGCCTCCACCGTCATCATGCGCTTCGCGGCCGGTGGCGACCAGACCGGCACCGACGTCACCGTCGCCCAGGCCGTGCATGTGTTCAGCGAAACCATGACCGGCAGTGTCGCGATCACGCTGGCGGCGGCCGCGGGCTATGCCGGCGCGCTGTCGGCCATCACCCTGGCCAGTCTTGCCGGCATCGCGGTCATCGCCCTGATGCTGCGCCGCATGCCCGGCTGA
- a CDS encoding methyltransferase domain-containing protein, whose protein sequence is MSATFMDRLVDRIARRPGGMIGRLLYRHPAGHKTSFDMTLDALGPTPDDHLLDLGCGGGVFLERVLKTGASAAGLDHSPDMVDESRRRNAAACAAGRLTLCQGDVGRLPFPDGAFTRVTALNAFFFFPDPQAAVAEMARVLAPGGRLAIVTTPPEQAAALKRYFGPVASRMRLDAPEVLGDWLRAVGLVPGTVRPVRAVGYLITARKPVMPATTGAVIEMPGFHGLITGRIGDLLVVEADVTGAIPAHTAQGAELVVVLSGELHARVDGTERVLRQGEHALIPAGASHGATVAGPTRLLLIGPPE, encoded by the coding sequence ATGAGCGCGACCTTCATGGACCGACTGGTCGACCGCATCGCCCGCCGTCCCGGCGGGATGATCGGCCGACTGCTCTATCGCCATCCCGCCGGTCACAAGACCAGCTTCGACATGACCCTGGATGCCCTCGGTCCCACGCCCGATGATCACCTGCTGGATCTGGGCTGCGGGGGCGGCGTCTTCCTTGAGCGGGTGCTGAAAACCGGTGCCAGTGCCGCCGGGCTCGATCATTCGCCCGACATGGTCGATGAAAGCCGCCGCCGCAATGCCGCCGCCTGCGCGGCCGGGCGGCTGACGCTGTGCCAGGGCGATGTCGGACGGCTGCCCTTTCCGGATGGCGCCTTCACGCGGGTGACGGCACTCAACGCCTTCTTCTTCTTTCCCGATCCACAGGCGGCCGTCGCCGAGATGGCGCGGGTGCTGGCACCGGGCGGCCGGCTTGCCATCGTCACCACGCCGCCCGAGCAGGCCGCCGCCCTGAAGCGGTATTTCGGCCCGGTTGCATCCCGCATGCGTCTGGATGCGCCAGAGGTGCTGGGCGACTGGCTGCGGGCGGTTGGGCTGGTGCCCGGCACCGTGCGGCCGGTCAGGGCGGTGGGCTATCTGATCACCGCCCGCAAGCCGGTCATGCCAGCCACGACCGGTGCTGTGATCGAGATGCCCGGCTTCCATGGCCTCATCACCGGCCGGATCGGCGATCTGCTGGTGGTCGAGGCCGACGTCACCGGCGCCATTCCGGCCCACACCGCCCAGGGTGCCGAACTGGTGGTGGTGCTCTCAGGCGAACTGCATGCGCGGGTCGATGGCACCGAACGCGTGCTGCGACAGGGTGAGCATGCGCTGATCCCCGCCGGCGCCAGCCATGGGGCGACGGTTGCCGGCCCGACCCGGCTGTTGCTGATCGGCCCGCCCGAGTGA
- a CDS encoding cupin domain-containing protein gives MPNLLSPLPSRAVDEVFTELLNRPGVRVERIVSWGQSTPEGEWYDQSWDEWVVLLTGSAGLLIEGQGETVLGPGDHILLPARLRHRVIWTDDREPTVWLAVHFGRDV, from the coding sequence ATGCCGAACCTGCTCTCACCCCTGCCGTCGCGTGCCGTGGACGAAGTTTTCACTGAGCTTCTCAATCGCCCGGGCGTGCGGGTGGAACGCATTGTCTCATGGGGACAATCGACCCCGGAGGGTGAGTGGTATGACCAGAGTTGGGATGAGTGGGTGGTGTTGCTGACAGGCTCCGCCGGGCTGCTGATCGAAGGCCAGGGCGAGACCGTGCTGGGCCCCGGCGACCACATCCTGTTGCCGGCCCGGCTGCGTCACCGGGTCATCTGGACCGATGACCGCGAGCCGACGGTGTGGCTGGCGGTGCATTTCGGCCGTGACGTCTGA
- a CDS encoding TonB-dependent receptor, translating to MTSTALSILRRGLLAGAACIAALPASPGLSLADDGRAAEAAPAEGGISTLEPLTVTARRRTETTQDAPVAVTVIGADRLGEAAIRDLDDAAKLVPNTSFSLQGGPLTIRGIGSLGMDGGVDRQPGVGLFVDDVYIARPNGYPTAFQDLDRVEVVRGAQSTVYGKNTIGGAVNLVSPVPGADPGVSATAGLGSDRRLDLRATLDTPLMERSAGDLAVRATVSLTRDDGFIRDDASGTRPGRTDRQAARVALGGMLGDATDIVIRADVTRDRDDGGLAYAPLPLAFDHRSTHDTEGRRSLDSAGVSATLTHDAGGMVLRSITAIRGHDMDHVLDGDFTGLPYYVQAQTEDQRQISQELRLSSPEDGRRLGWTTGLFYMREDFNGAQFYDLTTVSRADWSRSAFDQTTDTVSGFGEARLRVLPSVDVTAGLRYTREWKRTRSKITSPSGNWMMGGPLDVSGKADFDDISPEMTIRWRPGPEGITTFARVARGFKSGGISPYPELDGEVNRYDPETVLTWELGARTLWLDDRLAVDVTLVYNDWKDQQVLIYTSPLTRVLRNAARSTSQGAEVEARAQLTDAVQLRLAYGYLDAQFDDFVDTVQGTDYSGHDLPYAPEHTLALGADLRQPAGNGVDLIAGIDYAWRSSMSFTPSGSYRQGDTHLVDGRIGFDTGPWAATLWARNLLDEDYLTHYYQMGGTDIGVASRGRSLGLQLTARW from the coding sequence ATGACCTCGACTGCCCTCTCCATCCTGCGCCGCGGCCTGCTGGCCGGTGCGGCCTGCATCGCCGCTCTGCCCGCCTCGCCCGGCCTCAGTCTGGCCGATGATGGCCGGGCCGCCGAAGCCGCCCCGGCCGAAGGCGGGATATCGACATTGGAACCGTTGACCGTCACCGCGCGGCGGCGCACAGAAACCACCCAGGATGCCCCAGTCGCGGTGACCGTCATCGGGGCCGATCGGCTGGGCGAGGCCGCGATCCGCGATCTCGACGACGCGGCGAAACTGGTGCCGAACACCAGCTTCAGCCTTCAGGGTGGTCCCTTGACCATCCGCGGCATCGGCTCGCTGGGCATGGATGGCGGCGTCGACCGCCAGCCGGGCGTGGGGCTGTTCGTCGATGACGTCTATATCGCCCGCCCCAACGGCTATCCCACCGCGTTTCAGGATCTGGACCGGGTGGAGGTGGTGCGCGGCGCGCAATCGACCGTCTATGGCAAGAACACCATCGGCGGTGCGGTCAATCTGGTCTCGCCGGTGCCGGGTGCCGATCCGGGCGTGTCGGCCACGGCCGGCCTCGGCAGCGATCGGCGGCTGGATCTGCGCGCCACCCTCGATACCCCGCTGATGGAGCGGTCCGCCGGCGACCTTGCGGTCAGGGCAACGGTCTCGCTCACCCGCGATGACGGCTTCATCCGCGACGACGCCAGCGGCACCCGCCCTGGCCGCACCGATCGCCAGGCGGCGCGGGTCGCCCTTGGCGGCATGCTAGGCGATGCGACCGACATCGTGATCCGGGCCGACGTCACCCGTGACCGCGATGATGGCGGGCTCGCCTATGCGCCCCTGCCGCTGGCCTTCGACCATCGCTCCACCCACGATACCGAAGGCCGGCGCAGCCTGGACAGCGCCGGTGTGTCGGCAACGCTGACCCATGATGCCGGCGGTATGGTTCTGCGGTCGATCACCGCGATCCGCGGCCATGACATGGATCATGTGCTCGACGGTGATTTCACCGGCCTGCCCTATTACGTCCAGGCCCAGACTGAGGACCAGCGCCAGATCTCGCAGGAACTGCGCCTGTCGAGCCCCGAGGATGGCCGCCGCCTGGGCTGGACGACCGGTCTGTTTTATATGCGCGAGGATTTCAACGGCGCGCAATTCTATGACCTGACCACAGTGTCGCGTGCCGATTGGAGCCGCAGCGCCTTCGACCAGACCACCGATACCGTCTCGGGCTTCGGCGAGGCGCGGCTGCGGGTGCTGCCATCGGTGGATGTCACCGCCGGGCTGCGCTACACCCGCGAATGGAAGCGCACCCGTTCCAAAATCACCAGCCCGTCGGGCAACTGGATGATGGGCGGGCCGCTGGATGTGTCGGGCAAGGCCGATTTCGACGACATCTCGCCCGAGATGACCATCCGCTGGCGCCCTGGGCCAGAGGGCATCACCACCTTCGCGCGCGTCGCCCGCGGCTTCAAATCCGGCGGCATCAGCCCCTATCCCGAACTGGATGGCGAGGTGAACCGCTATGATCCGGAAACCGTGCTGACCTGGGAACTGGGCGCCAGGACGCTGTGGCTGGACGACCGGCTGGCGGTGGACGTGACGCTGGTTTACAACGACTGGAAGGATCAGCAGGTGTTGATCTATACCAGCCCGCTGACCCGGGTGTTGCGCAATGCCGCCCGTTCCACCTCGCAAGGTGCCGAAGTCGAGGCCCGGGCGCAACTGACCGACGCCGTGCAGCTTCGTCTGGCCTATGGCTATCTGGATGCGCAGTTCGACGATTTCGTCGACACGGTCCAGGGCACCGATTATTCCGGCCATGACCTGCCCTATGCGCCCGAACACACGCTGGCGCTGGGCGCGGACCTGCGGCAACCGGCCGGCAATGGCGTCGATCTGATCGCCGGCATCGACTATGCATGGCGCTCGTCGATGAGCTTCACGCCATCGGGCAGCTATCGCCAGGGCGATACCCATCTGGTCGACGGCCGAATCGGCTTCGACACCGGCCCGTGGGCGGCGACCCTGTGGGCGCGCAACCTGCTGGACGAGGACTATCTGACCCATTACTACCAGATGGGCGGCACCGATATCGGCGTTGCCAGTCGCGGCCGTTCGCTCGGCCTGCAACTGACCGCGCGGTGGTGA
- a CDS encoding zinc-dependent alcohol dehydrogenase: protein MKALTWHGKGDIRCESVADPAIQHGRDAIIKVTSCAICGSDLHLFDGVMPSMEHGDVVGHEAMGEVVEVGRDNKALKVGDRVVVPFTIACGECFFCKRGFHSGCERSNPNKSAAEKMWGHSPAGLFGYSHLLGGYAGGQAEYLRVPYADTGPVKVPEGLDDERVLFLSDIFPTGYMAAEFCDIQPGDTVAVWGCGPVGQMAIRSAFLLGAGGVIAIDAVRERLDLARAAGAYTIDFTEDDVYERIQELTKGRGADACIDAVGTEASVASGLDAVVDRLKVATFMGTDRPHVLRQAIQCCRNFGTVSIVGVYGGLLDKIPMGSAINRGLTFRMAQTPVQRYLPMLMDRIVNGDIDPSFVITHRASLDDGPDLYKTFRDKADGCIKVVMRP from the coding sequence ATGAAGGCTCTGACCTGGCACGGCAAAGGCGATATCCGCTGCGAAAGCGTGGCCGACCCCGCCATTCAGCATGGCCGCGACGCGATCATCAAGGTGACGTCCTGTGCGATCTGTGGATCGGATCTGCATCTGTTCGACGGGGTGATGCCGTCGATGGAGCATGGCGATGTGGTCGGCCATGAAGCGATGGGCGAGGTGGTCGAGGTCGGCCGCGACAACAAGGCGCTGAAGGTCGGCGACCGGGTGGTCGTGCCGTTCACCATCGCCTGCGGCGAATGCTTTTTCTGCAAACGCGGGTTCCATTCAGGGTGCGAGCGGTCCAATCCCAACAAATCAGCGGCCGAGAAGATGTGGGGCCATTCGCCGGCGGGGCTGTTTGGCTATTCGCATCTGCTGGGCGGCTATGCCGGCGGTCAGGCGGAATATCTGCGTGTCCCCTATGCCGACACCGGGCCGGTGAAGGTGCCGGAGGGACTGGACGATGAACGGGTGCTGTTTCTGTCCGATATCTTCCCGACCGGTTACATGGCGGCGGAGTTCTGCGACATTCAGCCCGGCGACACCGTGGCCGTCTGGGGTTGCGGTCCGGTGGGCCAGATGGCGATCCGCAGCGCCTTCCTGTTGGGCGCTGGCGGCGTGATCGCCATCGATGCGGTACGGGAGCGGCTGGATCTGGCGCGCGCCGCCGGTGCCTATACAATCGATTTCACCGAGGATGACGTTTATGAACGGATCCAGGAACTGACCAAGGGCCGTGGCGCCGACGCCTGCATCGACGCGGTCGGCACCGAGGCGAGCGTGGCAAGCGGTCTGGATGCCGTGGTCGACCGGTTGAAGGTCGCAACTTTCATGGGCACCGACCGGCCGCATGTGTTGCGGCAGGCCATCCAATGCTGCCGCAATTTTGGCACCGTGTCTATCGTGGGCGTCTATGGCGGGCTGCTCGACAAGATTCCGATGGGATCGGCGATCAATCGCGGCCTGACCTTCCGCATGGCCCAGACGCCGGTGCAGCGCTATCTGCCGATGCTGATGGACCGGATCGTGAATGGTGACATCGACCCGTCCTTCGTCATCACCCATCGCGCCTCGCTGGACGACGGCCCCGACCTGTACAAGACCTTCCGCGACAAGGCCGATGGCTGCATCAAAGTGGTGATGCGGCCTTGA
- a CDS encoding AraC family transcriptional regulator, whose amino-acid sequence MEIIEAAGLEIFLYRTAIRHGDHWTSTVAPGLWLGTLAQGSVAIDRQPAAWAPGMAARFWSADPFPSHHTATGDGMVAGVFLRVKPDAVTDLLGPEAERLTAGRPDGPQSDGAHVVDLPMALIWRMLGTSGPATSRRLHLTAMALHLLGLALDTIGDADVVAPPARLSAGDIERLHAARDILLGDLATPPDVPMLARMVGLNTRKLGQGFRLLFGSPVYAFVKNRRLEEARRLIEDEGLGVAQAAWRVGYSPAHLSTAFRRHHGVAPTMLRRTP is encoded by the coding sequence ATGGAGATCATCGAAGCGGCGGGACTGGAGATCTTTCTGTACCGGACGGCGATCCGACACGGCGACCACTGGACATCGACCGTGGCGCCGGGGCTGTGGCTGGGCACCCTGGCGCAGGGCAGTGTCGCCATCGACCGCCAGCCGGCCGCCTGGGCGCCGGGCATGGCGGCCCGGTTCTGGAGCGCCGATCCGTTTCCCAGCCACCATACCGCCACCGGCGACGGTATGGTCGCGGGTGTGTTTCTGCGCGTGAAGCCCGATGCCGTTACCGATCTTCTAGGGCCGGAGGCCGAGCGGCTGACCGCAGGGCGACCGGATGGCCCGCAGTCTGATGGCGCGCATGTCGTGGACCTGCCCATGGCCCTGATCTGGCGGATGCTGGGCACCTCCGGTCCGGCAACCAGCCGGCGCCTGCATCTGACCGCCATGGCCCTGCATCTGCTGGGGCTGGCGCTCGACACGATCGGCGATGCCGATGTTGTTGCCCCGCCCGCCCGGCTGTCCGCCGGTGATATCGAGCGACTGCATGCCGCGCGCGACATCCTGCTCGGCGATCTTGCCACGCCGCCCGACGTGCCCATGCTGGCGCGGATGGTCGGGCTCAACACCCGCAAGCTCGGCCAGGGCTTTCGCCTGCTGTTCGGCAGCCCGGTCTATGCCTTCGTCAAGAACCGCCGGCTGGAGGAAGCCCGCCGGCTGATCGAGGATGAGGGCCTGGGCGTGGCGCAGGCCGCCTGGCGGGTCGGCTATAGCCCCGCCCATCTGTCCACCGCCTTCCGCCGCCATCATGGCGTCGCCCCGACCATGCTGCGCCGGACGCCATAG